From Pyrenophora tritici-repentis strain M4 chromosome 1, whole genome shotgun sequence, the proteins below share one genomic window:
- a CDS encoding tyrosinase central domain protein, whose translation MRLGNITAAILVTGVYSVTEHDKLAAIGLENLKIDVTKNGHPSSSHCTLENVAVRREWSFLSKYEKRNYIEAIQCLHSKPALTPAAVASGAKSRFDDFVVTHIVQTYQVHATANFLSRHRYYIWAYEQLLRNECGYKGYLPYYNWA comes from the exons ATGCGCCTGGGCAACATAACTGCTGCAATACTTGTTACTGGTGTATATTCTGTTACAGAGCACGATAAATTGGCAGCTATAGGACTTGAAAATCTCAAGATCGATGTGACAAAGAATGGTCATCCCAGTTCTAGCCATTGTACATTAGAGAATGTCGCCGTCAGACGTGAGTG GTCGTTTCTATCGAAGTATGAAAAGCGAAACTACATCGAAGCCATTCAGTGCCTCCACTCGAAGCCTGCTTTGACTCCAGCTGCCGTTGCGTCTGGAGCGAAGAGTCGCTTTGATGACTTTGTCGTGACACATATTGTGCAGACATACCAAGTCCACGCAACC GCCAACTTCCTCTCCAGGCATCGTTACTACATCTGGGCCTACGAGCAACTGCTACGCAACGAATGCGGTTACAAGGGCTACTTGCCATACTATAACTGGGCCTGA